The Scomber japonicus isolate fScoJap1 chromosome 9, fScoJap1.pri, whole genome shotgun sequence genome includes a region encoding these proteins:
- the LOC128364936 gene encoding arrestin domain-containing protein 3-like: MAIKNFSIEYDAINSKNIFTNGDTINGRIIVEVSKQIEIKSLIFIAQGRARVCWSEHYGQYYHHVYWSDEKYYDVKHHILRKADGTEVLGKGRHVFPFSFDIPDRKLPSSFKSCIGKVVHKVKAELKQSMKLTEKAKVHFTFVSKADMDIPGLMEPQYACKDKTLQVFGSGTVAMDVRTKRMGYEQGEALQVTAELKNQSSRSVKPRFILYEKKSFFAQGRRKVQTHQILKVKIEAVASGGNETVTKVITIPRELPPSILNCSIIKLEYRLKVYLDIKCATDPVIKLPIVVLPSFEDPAMKKPPASAAFGFEAFENPNQPNWSITPQQQAAPQHMDPPPPYGAYAIYPSTDPDKYQSAM, from the exons ATGGCCATCAAAAATTTCTCAATTGAATATGATGCCATCAAcagcaaaaacattttcacaaatgGAGATACCATTAATGGAAGAATCATCGTTGAGGTTTCGAAACAAATTGAAATCAAATCGCTGATTTTCATTGCGCAAGGAAGAGCTCGGGTTTGCTGGTCTGAACATTATGGGCAATATTATCATCACGTCTACTGGTCTGATGAAAAATATTATGACGTCAAACATCATATATTGAGAAAAGCTGATG GCACAGAAGTCCTTGGTAAAGGAAGACatgtatttcctttttccttcgaCATTCCTGATag AAAATTACCATCATCGTTCAAGTCCTGCATAGGAAAAGTTGTCCATAAGGTGAAGGCAGAGCTCAAACAATCAATGAAGTTGACAGAAAAAGCTAAAGTCCATTTCACATTTGTGTCCAAAGCAGACATGGACATTCCTGGACTTATG GAACCTCAGTATGCTTGCAAGGATAAAACTCTCCAAGTTTTTGGCTCAGGAACTGTTGCAATGGATGTTCGTACAAAGCGGATGGGATATGAGCAAG GTGAGGCTCTTCAAGTCACCGCTGAACTCAAAAACCAATCAAGTCGTTCTGTGAAGCCCAGATTCATTCTGTATGAGAAGAAGAGTTTCTTTGCCCAGGGTCGAAGGAAAGTGCAAACACATCAGATCCTGAAAGTGAAAATTGAAGCTGTTGCTTCTGGTGGCAATGAAACTGTGACCAAGGTGATCACCATCCCCAGAGAACTACCTCCCTCCATCTTGAACTGCTCCATCATCAAGCTGGAGTACAGGCTGAAG GTTTATTTGGATATCAAATGTGCTACAGACCCAGTGATCAAACTCCCTATAGTTGTCCTACCGTCCTTTGAGGACCCTGCTATGAAGAAACCACCTGCCTCTGCTGCCTTTGGATTTGAAGCATTTGAAAACCCAAACCAACCCAACTGGAGCATCACACCACAACAACAAGCAGCACCCCAACATATGGATCCCCCTCCTCCTTATGGAGCATATGCAATATACCCCTCTACTGATCCTGACAAGTATCAAAGTGCAATGTAA
- the LOC128365136 gene encoding arrestin domain-containing protein 3-like, with translation MPHVKSLKVTYDPPNDSNTFTSGDCISGKVTLEVEKQHEIDSLMIKFKGKSRVLWTERYGQVVVCYHSKDKYFSIKHYFIQDKNHKEEDHDQTQLTNENKGNYSNDLAPGLHVYPFTFQFPQKEMPSSFKGSVGKIVYLLEARLGRSMRIDKKDSTKINFVSNSDMTRDPAVMTPQHETKDKKLKHFASGTVAMDVNIEKTGYFQGEGIKVVACIQNNSTREIKPKYCVYTKHSFFADGRRRLSTKDLLKEVGEPIPPSTNKNVQRVITIPHDMDPSILNCSNIKVEYRLRVYLDIKFASDPEIKFPIIILPASQAPAVGPPPTFGGFGFEPFCNSNPPVWGVAPPQQPTAPQLFDPPPSYGAYAMYPPVTDYKK, from the exons ATGCCACACGTAAAGAGCCTCAAAGTCACCTATGATCCTCCAAATGATTCAAACACCTTTACCAGCGGTGACTGCATTTCAGGCAAGGTGACGCTGGAAGTGGAGAAACAGCATGAAATAGACTCCCTGATGATTAAATTCAAAGGGAAATCCAGAGTCTTGTGGACCGAGAGGTATGGCCAAGTTGTTGTTTGTTACCACTCCAAGGACAAGTACTTCAGTATTAAACATTACTTCATCCAGGACAAAAACCACAAAG AAGAGGACCACGACCAGACACAACTGACCAATGAGAATAAAGGAAACT ACAGCAATGATCTTGCCCCAGGGCTCCACGTCTACCCATTCACCTTTCAATTCCCTCAGAA GGAAATGCCCTCCTCCTTCAAAGGTTCTGTTGGTAAAATCGTGTACTTGCTGGAAGCCAGGCTGGGTAGATCAATGAGGATTGACAAGAAAGATTCAACGAAGATCAACTTTGTGTCAAACTCAGACATGACCAGagaccctgcagtaatg ACACCACAGCATGAGACTAAGGACAAgaaattgaaacattttgccTCTGGAACAGTAGCCATGGATGTGAATATTGAAAAAACGGGTTACTTCCAAG GAGAGGGAATAAAGGTTGTGGCCTGCATTCAGAACAACTCGACACGTGAAATCAAGCCCAAGTACTGCGTGTACACAAAGCATAGCTTCTTCGCAGACGGGAGGAGAAGACTCTCTACTAAAGACCTCCTTAAAGAAGTGGGAGAGCCCATCCCTCCATCTACTAATAAAAATGTCCAGAGGGTCATCACCATCCCCCATGATATGGATCCCTCCATCCTCAACTGCAGCAACATCAAGGTGGAGTACAGGCTGAGG GTTTATCTGGATATCAAATTTGCTTCAGACCCGGAGATCAAATTTCCCATCATCATCCTTCCAGCCTCTCAGGCTCCTGCTGTGGGACCACCACCTACTTTTGGCGGTTTTGGATTTGAACCATTTTGCAACTCCAACCCACCAGTCTGGGGTGTTGCACCACCACAACAACCAACAGCACCTCAACTGTTTGATCCACCACCTTCCTATGGTGCCTATGCAATGTACCCTCCCGTGACGGATTacaaaaaatga